A stretch of the Bombyx mori chromosome 14, ASM3026992v2 genome encodes the following:
- the LOC105841804 gene encoding serine protease inhibitor swm-1-like isoform X2: MLKTFLFVACIANVLLADSIEETCGGDPNARAGCGSNCNRKCSDIGANETKACTSACRVNACDCKDGYYLDENTGKCVLPNECPSICGPDEVYSDCTNGGCNAKNCTQLGRPVPCVKINPKNCKKGCICKEGYLRDENGLCVPEQSCPSSY; encoded by the exons ATGTTAAAGACGTTCTTGTTTGTAGCCTGTATTGCTAATGTGCTTCTGGCAGACTCTATTGAAG AAACATGCGGAGGAGATCCTAACGCAAGAGCCGGTTGTGGGAGTAATTGTAACAGAAAATGCTCCGATATTGGTGCAAATGAAACAAAAGCTTGTACTTCAGCTTGCCGTGTCAACGCCTGTGATTGCAAAGATGGGTATTATCTCGATGAAAACACCGGAAAATGTGTGCTTCCTAACGAATGCC CTTCAATATGCGGTCCCGATGAAGTGTATTCCGATTGTACAAACGGCGGTTGTAATGCGAAAAACTGTACACAATTAGGCAGACCCGTACCTTGCGTTAAGATTAATCCTAAGAATTGCAAGAAAGGTTGCATTTGTAAAGAGGGATACTTACGCGACGAAAACGGCTTATGTGTTCCTGAACAATCTTGTCCTt CATCATACTAA
- the LOC105841804 gene encoding serine protease inhibitor swm-1-like isoform X1 gives MLKTFLFVACIANVLLADSIEETCGGDPNARAGCGSNCNRKCSDIGANETKACTSACRVNACDCKDGYYLDENTGKCVLPNECPSICGPDEVYSDCTNGGCNAKNCTQLGRPVPCVKINPKNCKKGCICKEGYLRDENGLCVPEQSCPCSAWAARRHRRW, from the exons ATGTTAAAGACGTTCTTGTTTGTAGCCTGTATTGCTAATGTGCTTCTGGCAGACTCTATTGAAG AAACATGCGGAGGAGATCCTAACGCAAGAGCCGGTTGTGGGAGTAATTGTAACAGAAAATGCTCCGATATTGGTGCAAATGAAACAAAAGCTTGTACTTCAGCTTGCCGTGTCAACGCCTGTGATTGCAAAGATGGGTATTATCTCGATGAAAACACCGGAAAATGTGTGCTTCCTAACGAATGCC CTTCAATATGCGGTCCCGATGAAGTGTATTCCGATTGTACAAACGGCGGTTGTAATGCGAAAAACTGTACACAATTAGGCAGACCCGTACCTTGCGTTAAGATTAATCCTAAGAATTGCAAGAAAGGTTGCATTTGTAAAGAGGGATACTTACGCGACGAAAACGGCTTATGTGTTCCTGAACAATCTTGTCCTt GTAGCGCGTGGGCTGCGCGCCGCCACCGCCGCTGGTGA
- the LOC134200079 gene encoding uncharacterized protein LOC134200079: MAARQAAQTVPLVSRNTLLDQNQHAGSGRDKERKERPPTGRSFVTPWQRATVLVARRAAYIPSGRPLTFTGGGGGATYRGRDVRAYSRLRPPARRRLIGAEREELSLSRSAASFCETVDSQKSNIAIQDSSLLSIVATTRGSERSSPMTATRAARCSSNPEQRADVCSAVSSSSLSAQRWHCAVGSLPAILKRYRPKHPWPVNICVSRKVTGWAASAVAAHPVRENRADRLDGTEAGRRVRQTTRPCQHGPPRLKPLRFHYTFARAPFPPRAEVATPPVIGSERLRLQVQGWRPGEQARRIEGDGAVSSDRPDRDRALRTSQRGDVLAGQGVAPYGSAV; encoded by the coding sequence atggcagcccgtcaggccgcccaaacggtgccgctggtgtcccggaataccctgctggaccagaaccagcatGCCGGGTCGGGGCGCGATAAAGAGCGGAAAGAGCGACCGCCAACTGGTCGCTCTTTCGtaactccttggcagcgcgctacagtgctggtagcgcgccgcgcggcctatatcccctcaggtcgccccttgaccttcaccggggggggggggggcgctacctacaggggccgggacgtacgggcgtattcccgcctccggcccccggctcgacggcgactgATCGGTGcagaaagggaagagctctccctctctcgttccgccgcctccttctgcgaaacggtggactcgcagaagtcgaacatcgccatccaggactcgtcgctgctgagcatcgtagccacgacgcgcggtagcgagaggtcctctcctatgaccgcgacgagggcggcgcgttgctcgtcgaatccagagcaacgcgccgatgtgtgttccgctgtgtcttcctcgtcgctgTCTGCGCAaaggtggcactgcgccgtcggttcccttccggctatcttgaaaaggtaccggccaaaacacccatggccggtcaacatttgtgtcagccggaaggtgactgggtgggccgcatccgcggtcgcggcccacccagtccgcgagaaccgggcggaccgcctcgacggtacggaggccggccgacgggttcgccaaacgacgagaccatgccagcacggaccgccgagattgaagcCTCTGCGCTTTCACTACACCTTCGCcagggcgcccttcccccctagagcggaggtcgctacgccacctgtaatcggcagcgagcgcctccgcctccaggtccaaggatggcgccccggcgagcaagcacgccgcatcgaaggagacggtgcggtatcctcggatcgccctgaccgagatcgcgcgctgcggacgtcgcagcgcggcgacgttctcgcgggtcagggcgtggcaccatacgggagcgccgtatag